One genomic segment of Cololabis saira isolate AMF1-May2022 chromosome 22, fColSai1.1, whole genome shotgun sequence includes these proteins:
- the fam168b gene encoding myelin-associated neurite-outgrowth inhibitor → MNPVYSPAPTGVPFTNSKGIGYPAGFPVGYAAAAQAYTPSLYAGGNPAFPSGYGPGTPFKMSCSPNTGTVPPYSSSPNPYQAAVYPVRSSYPQQNPYAQALIPSQQQGPYYTQPLYAAPPHVIHHTTVVQPNGMPAAMYAPQIPSARPNGVAMGMVAGTSMAMTAGTLLTSPSPASVAQHQVTMPTYRAPGTPSYSYVPPQW, encoded by the exons ATGAATCCAGTTTACAGCCCTGCACCTACGGGTGTCCCCTTTACCAACTCCAAGGGTATAGGCTATCCAG CTGGATTTCCTGTTGGCTATGCGGCTGCAGCCCAAGCATACACTCCCAGCTTGTATGCAGGAGGAAACCCAGCCTTCCCCAGCG GTTATGGACCGGGCACTCCGTTCAAAATGTCCTGCTCTCCCAACACGGGGACTGTCCCCCCCTACTCCTCCTCTCCCAATCCTTACCAGGCTGCCGTGTACCCAGTCAGGAGCAGCTACCCTCAACAGAACCCCTACGCACag GCGCTAATACCGTCACAGCAGCAGGGCCCCTACTACACACAGCCGCTGTATGCCGCACCGCCTCATGTTATCCATCACACGACAGTGGTCCAGCCCAACGGGATGCCTGCAGCCATGTACGCCCCGCAGATCCCCTCTGCCCGCCCCAACGGCGTTGCCATGGGGATGGTGGCCGGGACGAGCATGGCCATGACGGCTG GAACTTTATTGACATCTCCGTCACCAGCGTCTGTTGCCCAGCACCAGGTCACGATGCCCACATACCGGGCCCCCGGCACCCCCAGCTACAGCTACGTGCCCCCGCAGTGGTGA